One region of Neisseria mucosa genomic DNA includes:
- a CDS encoding electron transfer flavoprotein subunit beta/FixA family protein, giving the protein MKALVAVKRVVDYNVKVRVKADGSDVDIGNVKMSMNPFDEIAVEEAVRLKEAGKVSEIVAVSLGEKKCEETLRTALAMGADRAIHVETDAKLEPLAVAKLLKAVADKENPQIFFLGKQAIDDDANQVAQMLAALLNAAQGTFASKVQIEGDEVQIVREIDGGEETIALKLPAVISADLRLNEPRFVKLPNIMAAKKKPLEKLAPADLVADISPRLKTVKFAEPKARQAGVKVASVAELVEKLKNEAKVI; this is encoded by the coding sequence ATGAAAGCACTGGTCGCAGTAAAGCGCGTAGTGGACTACAACGTCAAAGTTCGTGTAAAAGCCGATGGTTCGGATGTGGATATCGGCAATGTCAAAATGTCGATGAATCCGTTTGACGAAATCGCTGTGGAAGAAGCCGTCCGTTTGAAAGAAGCCGGAAAAGTAAGCGAAATCGTAGCGGTTTCTTTGGGCGAGAAAAAATGCGAAGAAACGTTGCGTACAGCTTTGGCGATGGGTGCCGACCGTGCAATTCATGTTGAAACCGATGCGAAATTGGAGCCGCTGGCAGTTGCCAAGTTGCTGAAAGCCGTTGCGGACAAAGAAAATCCGCAGATTTTCTTTTTGGGCAAACAAGCGATTGATGATGATGCCAACCAAGTGGCGCAAATGCTGGCTGCTTTGCTGAATGCGGCGCAAGGTACGTTTGCGTCCAAAGTACAAATTGAAGGCGACGAAGTGCAGATTGTGCGCGAAATCGATGGCGGCGAAGAAACCATCGCATTGAAACTGCCTGCTGTTATCAGTGCGGATTTGCGTTTGAACGAGCCGCGCTTTGTCAAACTTCCCAATATCATGGCGGCAAAGAAAAAACCTTTGGAAAAACTGGCTCCTGCCGATTTGGTTGCCGATATTTCACCTCGTCTGAAAACGGTGAAATTCGCAGAGCCTAAAGCGCGTCAGGCAGGCGTAAAAGTAGCAAGCGTTGCCGAATTGGTTGAAAAATTGAAAAACGAAGCCAAAGTGATTTGA
- a CDS encoding nicotinamidase, whose amino-acid sequence MIVSIDVDAQKTFTPLCPKELPVNEGHLIVEELNAQAALADLRVMTKDAHHAAAKWLVDNPVDMLKPTGLPDADLTWVAHAMVGTRGYELLDGLPSAKEYDYCVWKGVDPELHPYGACFHDIEEKLSTGLIEWLRCQNTDTVIVGGLATDYCVKTTVLQLLKGGNWQVIVNEAACRGIAPDTIETAWQEMRSAGAIILKNAEEIKKYINNQ is encoded by the coding sequence ATGATTGTTTCCATTGATGTTGATGCACAAAAAACTTTTACGCCTTTGTGTCCTAAAGAGCTGCCTGTGAACGAGGGGCATTTGATTGTCGAAGAGTTGAATGCCCAAGCCGCTTTGGCGGATTTGCGCGTGATGACGAAAGATGCGCATCATGCGGCAGCAAAATGGCTTGTGGATAACCCTGTTGATATGTTAAAGCCGACAGGTTTGCCCGATGCGGATTTGACTTGGGTGGCTCATGCGATGGTCGGTACGCGCGGCTATGAATTGTTGGACGGACTGCCTTCTGCCAAGGAATACGATTATTGCGTTTGGAAAGGCGTTGATCCTGAATTGCATCCTTACGGCGCGTGTTTTCACGATATCGAGGAAAAACTGAGCACAGGGCTGATTGAATGGCTGCGTTGTCAAAATACGGATACGGTCATTGTCGGCGGGTTGGCTACGGATTATTGTGTGAAAACAACGGTTTTGCAGTTGCTAAAAGGCGGCAATTGGCAGGTTATCGTCAATGAAGCGGCTTGTCGGGGCATTGCGCCGGATACCATCGAAACGGCATGGCAGGAAATGCGTTCTGCCGGTGCAATTATCTTAAAAAACGCTGAAGAAATTAAAAAATATATTAATAATCAATAA
- a CDS encoding electron transfer flavoprotein subunit alpha, with amino-acid sequence MSVLIIAEHDNKQLNPATLHAVTAAAKLGKVDLLVAGNGASAVVESAKQVAGVEKVLVADAAHYAEGLAEELAPLVVKLAADYRYVAATATTFGKNLLPRVAALLDVPQISDLTEVVDNTTFVRPIYAGNAFETVQADSEKLVLTFRATAFDAAPAQGGHAEAVNVEATPAQNLSRFVNRQLSHSDRPELTQAKVIVSGGRALGSAEKFNEVLTPLADVLGAAIGASRAAVDAEYAPNDVQVGQTGKVVAPQLYFAIGISGAIQHVAGMQDSKVIVAINKDADAPIFNVADYGLVGDLFEIVPQLTEALKN; translated from the coding sequence ATGAGTGTATTGATTATTGCTGAACACGACAACAAACAGTTAAATCCTGCCACTTTGCATGCCGTTACCGCTGCTGCCAAACTGGGTAAAGTCGATTTATTGGTTGCCGGAAACGGCGCATCGGCCGTAGTGGAATCCGCGAAACAAGTAGCGGGTGTGGAAAAAGTTTTGGTTGCGGATGCTGCCCATTATGCCGAAGGTTTGGCTGAAGAACTGGCTCCGCTGGTTGTCAAATTGGCAGCGGATTACCGCTATGTTGCAGCAACGGCAACCACATTCGGTAAAAACCTTCTGCCCCGCGTAGCCGCATTATTAGATGTGCCGCAAATTTCTGATTTGACCGAGGTTGTGGATAACACGACTTTTGTGCGCCCGATTTATGCAGGGAATGCATTTGAAACCGTGCAAGCCGATTCAGAGAAATTGGTGCTGACCTTCCGTGCGACGGCTTTTGATGCAGCACCGGCGCAAGGTGGTCATGCTGAGGCGGTTAATGTTGAAGCGACCCCTGCTCAAAACCTGAGCCGTTTTGTGAATCGTCAGCTCTCCCATTCCGATCGTCCTGAGCTGACTCAGGCAAAAGTCATTGTCTCCGGTGGCCGTGCGTTGGGTAGTGCGGAAAAATTCAATGAAGTGCTGACACCGTTGGCAGATGTTTTAGGTGCGGCAATTGGTGCATCCCGTGCAGCAGTTGATGCCGAATATGCGCCAAATGACGTGCAAGTCGGACAAACCGGTAAAGTGGTTGCGCCTCAGCTCTATTTTGCGATCGGTATTTCAGGTGCGATTCAACATGTTGCCGGTATGCAGGACAGCAAAGTCATTGTCGCAATCAACAAAGATGCTGATGCGCCGATTTTCAATGTGGCCGATTACGGATTGGTTGGCGATTTATTTGAAATCGTCCCGCAATTAACAGAAGCATTGAAAAATTGA
- the tsaA gene encoding tRNA (N6-threonylcarbamoyladenosine(37)-N6)-methyltransferase TrmO → MTYTIVPIATARSPYKQKFGVARQPGLVPAAEVCIELNPEFTADSVRGLEHFDYVWISFIFHGVLDEGWAQMVRPPRLGGKQKMGVFATRSPHRPNHLGLSLLKLERIETGKPVRLYCSGADLLDGTPIIDIKPYIPFVESKPDASSGFVSGKPEELEVVWLENIGAENLSTSTQNLISQSIAQDPRPAYQNIPERIYVMNIEDYEVKFQIEGNRATVIGISVV, encoded by the coding sequence ATGACTTACACCATCGTCCCCATCGCCACCGCCCGCTCGCCCTACAAACAGAAATTCGGCGTCGCCCGTCAGCCCGGATTGGTTCCCGCCGCAGAGGTCTGCATCGAGCTGAATCCCGAATTTACCGCAGACAGCGTACGCGGACTGGAACACTTCGATTATGTGTGGATAAGTTTTATCTTTCACGGCGTATTGGATGAAGGCTGGGCACAAATGGTGCGTCCGCCACGGCTCGGCGGCAAACAAAAAATGGGCGTATTCGCCACACGCAGCCCCCACCGCCCCAATCACCTCGGACTATCGCTCTTAAAACTCGAACGCATCGAAACCGGTAAACCCGTCCGCCTCTATTGCAGCGGCGCAGACCTGCTGGACGGCACACCGATTATCGACATCAAACCCTACATCCCCTTTGTCGAATCCAAACCCGACGCCTCATCCGGCTTCGTCAGCGGCAAACCCGAAGAGCTTGAAGTCGTATGGTTGGAAAACATAGGTGCGGAAAATTTATCTACCAGCACCCAAAACCTGATCAGCCAAAGCATAGCCCAAGACCCGCGCCCCGCCTATCAGAATATTCCCGAACGGATTTACGTCATGAATATAGAGGATTATGAAGTCAAGTTTCAAATTGAGGGAAACCGCGCGACGGTTATTGGGATAAGCGTTGTTTAA
- the gap gene encoding type I glyceraldehyde-3-phosphate dehydrogenase has translation MSIKVAINGFGRIGRLALRQIEKAKGIEVVAVNDLTPAEMLLHLFKYDSTQGRFQGTAELKDDAIVVNGKEIKVFANPNPEELPWGELGVDVVLECTGFFTSKTKAEAHIRAGARKVVISAPGGNDVKTVVYGVNQDILDGSETVISAASCTTNCLAPMAAVLQKEFGVVEGLMTTIHAYTGDQNTLDAPHRKGDLRRARAAALNIVPNSTGAAKAIGLVIPELNGKLDGSAQRVPVATGSLTELVSVLERPVTKEEINAAMKAAANESYGYTEDQIVSSDVVGIEYGSLFDATQTRVMTVGDKQLVKTVAWYDNEMSYTCQLVRTLEYFAGKI, from the coding sequence ATGAGCATCAAAGTAGCGATTAACGGTTTCGGCCGCATCGGCCGTCTGGCATTGCGTCAAATTGAAAAAGCCAAAGGCATCGAAGTCGTCGCCGTCAACGACCTGACCCCTGCCGAAATGCTGCTGCACCTTTTCAAATACGACAGCACCCAAGGCCGCTTCCAAGGTACTGCCGAATTGAAAGACGATGCCATCGTGGTGAACGGCAAAGAAATCAAAGTCTTCGCCAATCCGAATCCTGAAGAATTGCCTTGGGGCGAATTGGGCGTAGACGTCGTCCTCGAATGTACTGGCTTCTTTACCAGCAAAACCAAAGCCGAAGCCCACATTCGCGCCGGTGCGCGCAAAGTCGTTATTTCCGCCCCCGGCGGCAATGACGTGAAAACCGTCGTATATGGCGTGAACCAAGACATTTTGGACGGCAGCGAAACCGTCATCTCCGCCGCTTCCTGCACCACCAACTGCCTCGCCCCGATGGCGGCAGTCCTGCAAAAAGAGTTCGGCGTAGTTGAAGGCCTGATGACCACCATCCACGCCTACACCGGCGACCAAAACACCCTTGACGCGCCGCACCGCAAAGGCGATTTGCGCCGCGCCCGTGCCGCCGCGCTCAACATCGTGCCCAACAGCACCGGCGCCGCCAAAGCCATCGGTCTGGTTATCCCCGAATTGAACGGCAAACTCGACGGCTCCGCCCAACGCGTCCCCGTTGCCACCGGCTCGCTGACCGAATTGGTTTCCGTCCTCGAACGCCCCGTGACCAAAGAAGAAATCAACGCCGCGATGAAAGCTGCCGCCAATGAATCTTACGGCTACACCGAAGATCAAATCGTTTCTTCCGACGTTGTCGGCATCGAATACGGCTCGCTTTTTGACGCCACCCAAACCCGCGTGATGACCGTAGGCGACAAACAACTGGTGAAAACCGTCGCCTGGTACGACAACGAAATGTCCTACACCTGCCAACTCGTCCGCACTTTGGAATACTTCGCAGGTAAAATCTAA
- the waaC gene encoding lipopolysaccharide heptosyltransferase I gives MKILLVRLSSMGDLIHTLPAIEDLARQCPDVELHWLCEAGFADIARLHPFVKKIHVMKWRQWRKHLFQAETWQEIGRLKQALRQEAFDFVLDSQGLIKSACFAKMAKSPIYGLDKNSAREGLAALAYAKTYAVPKGKNAVWRNRELFAQVFGYAIPETQVFGLTVPEAGRLKSLEQPYYAALHATSRDSKLWPVENWRALLQKLNEEQQCNVYLPWGNETEKTRAGQIADGLPFAIVCDKMNLLQAAYLLKHAVGIIGVDTGLLHLANALEKPVVGIYTDTDPIKTGVQVSAVAKNLGNIGQIPTADLVYQTLMDCVAADEGSKVV, from the coding sequence ATGAAAATTTTGCTTGTCCGCTTGTCCAGTATGGGCGATTTAATTCACACTTTGCCCGCAATCGAAGATTTGGCGCGACAATGCCCTGATGTGGAACTCCATTGGTTGTGTGAAGCCGGATTTGCGGATATTGCGCGCCTGCATCCGTTCGTAAAAAAAATCCATGTGATGAAATGGCGGCAATGGCGCAAACATCTTTTTCAAGCAGAAACTTGGCAGGAAATAGGTCGTCTGAAACAGGCCTTGCGGCAGGAAGCATTTGATTTTGTATTGGACAGTCAAGGTCTGATTAAAAGCGCGTGTTTCGCCAAAATGGCAAAATCCCCTATTTATGGTTTAGATAAAAACAGCGCGCGTGAGGGGTTGGCTGCGTTGGCGTATGCGAAAACATACGCCGTACCGAAAGGGAAAAATGCCGTTTGGCGCAACCGTGAGCTGTTCGCTCAAGTATTTGGATATGCAATACCGGAAACGCAGGTATTCGGTTTGACCGTTCCTGAAGCAGGTCGTCTGAAAAGTTTAGAGCAGCCGTATTATGCGGCTTTGCATGCGACCAGCCGGGACAGTAAGTTATGGCCTGTGGAAAACTGGCGGGCGTTGCTGCAAAAACTGAATGAAGAACAACAATGCAATGTTTACCTGCCGTGGGGAAATGAAACTGAAAAAACGCGTGCCGGACAAATTGCAGACGGACTGCCATTTGCCATTGTGTGCGATAAAATGAATTTATTGCAGGCGGCGTATCTGCTGAAACACGCGGTCGGAATTATCGGTGTGGATACCGGTTTGCTGCATTTGGCAAATGCTTTGGAAAAACCTGTGGTCGGTATTTATACCGATACTGATCCGATTAAAACAGGCGTTCAAGTTTCGGCTGTTGCAAAAAATTTGGGCAATATCGGGCAGATTCCGACTGCGGATTTGGTTTATCAAACGTTGATGGATTGTGTGGCTGCTGATGAAGGCTCAAAGGTCGTCTGA